One stretch of Candidatus Omnitrophota bacterium DNA includes these proteins:
- the secG gene encoding preprotein translocase subunit SecG, with protein sequence MIILIIAVHVIVCILLIVLVLVQRGRGGGLVESFAGVESMFGTKTNEFLTRSTSVLSVIFFITCLSLAIMSVRQSKSLMRGVKPAAVTQAAQPAATAATTTQQVTPQKEEPKTPATQETPKKTP encoded by the coding sequence ATGATAATTTTGATTATTGCGGTCCATGTAATTGTTTGTATATTATTGATTGTTTTGGTTTTGGTTCAAAGAGGAAGAGGCGGCGGTTTAGTTGAGAGTTTCGCGGGTGTTGAGTCTATGTTTGGTACAAAAACCAATGAATTCCTTACGCGCTCAACAAGTGTTTTAAGTGTAATTTTCTTTATAACCTGTTTATCTTTAGCGATTATGTCTGTTAGGCAGAGCAAATCGTTGATGAGAGGGGTAAAGCCTGCAGCTGTAACACAGGCTGCTCAGCCAGCAGCAACAGCAGCAACAACAACCCAGCAAGTAACACCGCAAAAAGAAGAGCCTAAAACACCAGCAACACAGGAAACACCTAAAAAAACTCCTTAA
- the tpiA gene encoding triose-phosphate isomerase: MRKIIIAGNWKMYKTINEAIELANGLKREIFKVDSLNVDVVLCPPYTALSEVNEVIIETDIALGAQDAYWQDEGAFTGEVSCKMLKDAGCKYIIIGHSERRQFFGETNETVNKRLKAILQHGLTPIMCVGETLAEREKNLTFKVLEDHVKGGLKDVSATDALKVVIAYEPVWAIGTGKTATPQQAQEAHKYIRDLLKKMYNENTANEIRIQYGGSVKPENTTELMSQPDVDGALVGGASLKVESFTEIVKKASEVRK, translated from the coding sequence CAAAACAATTAATGAAGCAATTGAGCTGGCAAATGGCTTAAAAAGAGAGATTTTTAAGGTTGACAGCCTTAATGTCGATGTAGTTTTATGCCCTCCATATACCGCATTAAGCGAAGTTAATGAAGTAATAATTGAAACTGATATTGCTTTAGGGGCACAGGATGCTTATTGGCAGGATGAAGGCGCATTTACAGGGGAAGTTTCTTGTAAGATGTTGAAAGATGCCGGTTGTAAATATATTATCATAGGGCATTCCGAGCGCAGGCAGTTCTTCGGCGAGACCAATGAGACAGTAAATAAGAGATTAAAAGCTATCTTGCAACATGGCTTGACGCCAATTATGTGCGTAGGGGAAACTTTAGCAGAAAGAGAAAAGAATCTTACCTTTAAAGTTTTAGAAGATCATGTTAAAGGCGGGCTTAAAGATGTTAGCGCAACCGATGCTTTAAAAGTTGTTATCGCTTATGAACCTGTGTGGGCAATTGGCACTGGAAAGACTGCAACGCCTCAACAGGCTCAGGAAGCACATAAATATATTCGTGATTTGTTAAAAAAGATGTATAATGAAAACACAGCTAATGAGATTAGAATTCAATATGGCGGAAGCGTAAAACCGGAAAATACTACTGAGTTGATGAGTCAGCCTGACGTTGATGGGGCTTTAGTAGGTGGTGCAAGCCTTAAAGTAGAGTCATTTACCGAAATTGTAAAGAAAGCGAGTGAGGTTAGAAAATGA